One Eubalaena glacialis isolate mEubGla1 chromosome 11, mEubGla1.1.hap2.+ XY, whole genome shotgun sequence DNA segment encodes these proteins:
- the LOC133100952 gene encoding killer cell lectin-like receptor subfamily B member 1B allele B isoform X1: protein MAGDIVYADIKHSSSGHSSSRQRSDSHHHGIFLKVGCAMIIILLVIVIVLSIFVIQFKSARHTEVSNESKEKYCTGQNKSETSTSVVSFNSSTARKSCPSEDWKLHGGKCYWVAESEKSWHESKKDCVMKNSHLLVIRDIIDMVSKERK from the exons ATGGCTGGAGATATAGTCTATGCTGATATCAAACATTCATCTTCAGGACATTCATCTTCACGTCAGAGATCTG ATTCTCACCACCATGGAATTTTCCTGAAAGTTGGATGTGCAATGATTATCATCCTTCTTGTAATAGTAATTGTGCTGAGCATTTTTG ttatccagTTCAAATCTGCAAGACATACTGAAGTAAGTAAtgaatcaaaagagaaatactgtactGGGCAAAATAAATCTGAAACAAGCACCTCAGTAG tttcttTCAACTCTTCTACTGCTAGGAAATCATGCCCCTCTGAAGACTGGAAGCTACATGGGGGGAAATGTTACTGGGTTGCTGAAAGTGAGAAATCGTGGCATGAAAGTAAAAAGGACTGTGTCATGAAAAATTCACATCTCCTGGTGATCCGAGACATCATTGATATG gtttccaaagaaagaaaataa
- the LOC133100952 gene encoding killer cell lectin-like receptor subfamily F member 1 isoform X2, protein MAGDIVYADIKHSSSGHSSSRQRSDSHHHGIFLKVGCAMIIILLVIVIVLSIFVIQFKSARHTEVSNESKEKYCTGQNKSETSTSVVSFNSSTARKSCPSEDWKLHGGKCYWVAESEKSWHESKKDCVMKNSHLLVIRDIIDMTFLWQNLHASTFYWVGLRIRPGEELWTWVDDSTFDPQLFPKKENKPWTRSMKCVLVSYAEIAEESCEKLHQWICQL, encoded by the exons ATGGCTGGAGATATAGTCTATGCTGATATCAAACATTCATCTTCAGGACATTCATCTTCACGTCAGAGATCTG ATTCTCACCACCATGGAATTTTCCTGAAAGTTGGATGTGCAATGATTATCATCCTTCTTGTAATAGTAATTGTGCTGAGCATTTTTG ttatccagTTCAAATCTGCAAGACATACTGAAGTAAGTAAtgaatcaaaagagaaatactgtactGGGCAAAATAAATCTGAAACAAGCACCTCAGTAG tttcttTCAACTCTTCTACTGCTAGGAAATCATGCCCCTCTGAAGACTGGAAGCTACATGGGGGGAAATGTTACTGGGTTGCTGAAAGTGAGAAATCGTGGCATGAAAGTAAAAAGGACTGTGTCATGAAAAATTCACATCTCCTGGTGATCCGAGACATCATTGATATG ACTTTCCTATGGCAGAACCTACATGCTTCAACCTTTTATTGGGTTGGTTTGAGGATCCGTCCTGGAGAGGAATTATGGACCTGGGTGGACGATAGCACTTTTGACCCCCAGCT gtttccaaagaaagaaaataagccatGGACCAGGAGTATGAAATGTGTCCTGGTGTCTTATGCTGAGATAGCTGAAGAAAGTTGTGAGAAACTTCATCAGTGGATTTGTCAACTGTAA